In the genome of Eggerthella sp. YY7918, one region contains:
- a CDS encoding helix-turn-helix domain-containing protein translates to MKYYDIGQRIRHYRKACGLSQEALADKADISVTHMSHIETGNTKLSLPVFVKIAEALDVQTDALLYDSPRFSKNVAAERVQKVLDSCTTEQLYVLIETMEALKVSMDKHVR, encoded by the coding sequence ATGAAATACTACGACATAGGACAGCGCATACGCCACTATCGAAAGGCGTGCGGACTGTCGCAGGAGGCTCTTGCCGATAAGGCTGACATTTCCGTAACGCACATGAGCCACATAGAGACCGGCAACACGAAGCTGAGCCTGCCGGTGTTCGTCAAGATTGCGGAGGCGCTGGACGTGCAGACGGACGCCCTTCTCTATGACTCCCCGAGATTCAGCAAAAACGTCGCGGCGGAGCGCGTCCAGAAGGTGCTGGACTCCTGTACTACCGAGCAGCTGTACGTGCTGATTGAGACCATGGAAGCACTCAAGGTCTCCATGGACAAGCATGTGAGGTGA
- a CDS encoding DNA-binding transcriptional regulator — protein MDKSIEDMSPSEALRYMRGLYGMKRSEFCEHFGIPMRSLQHWEIGDRKPAPFVIGLMRKCYELERENERLRDCIDTLDRQNDELKALLKGEGVVQ, from the coding sequence ATGGACAAGAGCATCGAAGATATGAGCCCTTCCGAGGCTCTGCGATATATGCGCGGGCTCTACGGCATGAAGCGCTCCGAGTTCTGCGAACATTTCGGCATACCGATGCGCTCCCTGCAGCACTGGGAGATTGGCGACAGGAAGCCCGCACCGTTCGTCATCGGCCTCATGCGCAAATGCTACGAGCTTGAGCGCGAGAACGAGCGCCTGCGCGACTGCATCGACACGCTCGACCGTCAGAACGACGAGCTGAAGGCACTCCTCAAAGGCGAGGGGGTGGTTCAATGA
- a CDS encoding recombinase family protein codes for MTRKAKTCFLYVRVSTKMQVENGESIEAQLYDLRQYAKRENLRILHEYIDDGYSGKNITGRPHFQEMMEEIKSGVHVDYVLVFKLSRFGRNAADALSSLQFMQDYGTNLVCVKDGINSEAQMGKMMIAFMSAFAEMERENILVQTMAGREQKAREGKWNGGQAPFGYRLVKDEKGKGHLEIDEDEAEIVRIIFREYTKNGKGVHAIASWLNTQGYRKKIRGNCKYEHFAPGTVKNIIRNPVYAGKIAFGRRRTTPVKGERNVYHMVKQDNFDIYEGEHDAIIDEATWNAAQKRLAEDSHPFPEAKPDGHTHLLTGMLVCPVCGRSMIANVSRGKRKKDGTIGKTTYAYTCKYSKRQFGHDCTFTRQFKQEYIDREVIEVISRAAHSAVFEERVREELDAAVDIEKLEADVARIGKALENNGAARRMLSRQLDALDASDRSYERKYEDMQARLDKLYDESADIEEALDEAEAKLESAKEKQVTTARVYEMLDEFQEKFDTYDPAKQKEILQQVVERVEIDPDANPKKGDAIVKRVRFKCPVSFYGTLPEEAYDVLGINEFNRLETTEYTPDGNSRVDENHDECVVLAERVER; via the coding sequence ATGACGAGAAAGGCAAAGACCTGTTTCCTATACGTTCGCGTCTCCACGAAGATGCAGGTGGAGAACGGCGAGTCAATCGAGGCGCAGCTTTACGACCTGCGCCAATATGCGAAGCGTGAGAACCTGCGCATATTGCACGAGTACATCGACGACGGTTATTCCGGCAAGAACATCACGGGACGCCCTCACTTCCAGGAGATGATGGAAGAGATAAAATCCGGCGTCCATGTTGACTATGTGCTCGTGTTCAAGCTGAGCCGATTCGGGCGCAATGCGGCGGACGCCCTTTCGTCTCTGCAGTTCATGCAGGACTACGGCACGAACCTCGTCTGCGTGAAGGACGGCATCAACAGCGAAGCGCAGATGGGAAAGATGATGATTGCGTTTATGTCGGCGTTCGCCGAGATGGAACGAGAGAACATCCTCGTACAGACCATGGCCGGGCGCGAGCAGAAGGCGCGCGAGGGCAAATGGAACGGCGGGCAGGCACCCTTCGGCTACCGGCTCGTCAAGGATGAGAAGGGCAAGGGGCATCTCGAAATCGACGAGGACGAGGCGGAAATCGTGCGCATCATCTTCCGCGAGTACACGAAGAACGGCAAGGGCGTGCATGCGATAGCGTCATGGCTCAACACGCAGGGCTACCGCAAGAAGATACGCGGCAACTGCAAGTATGAGCACTTCGCCCCCGGCACCGTGAAGAACATCATACGCAACCCGGTGTATGCCGGAAAAATCGCCTTCGGGCGTCGCAGGACAACGCCTGTCAAGGGCGAGCGCAACGTGTACCACATGGTCAAGCAGGACAACTTCGACATCTACGAGGGCGAGCACGACGCCATCATCGACGAGGCGACGTGGAATGCCGCACAGAAGCGCCTGGCCGAAGACTCGCATCCGTTCCCGGAAGCGAAGCCAGACGGTCACACACACCTTCTCACGGGGATGCTGGTCTGCCCGGTGTGCGGGCGCAGCATGATAGCCAACGTGTCGCGCGGCAAGCGCAAGAAGGACGGCACCATCGGCAAGACGACGTATGCCTACACGTGCAAATACAGCAAGCGGCAGTTCGGCCACGACTGTACCTTCACCCGCCAGTTCAAGCAGGAATACATAGACCGCGAGGTCATCGAGGTCATTTCCCGCGCTGCCCACTCCGCCGTGTTCGAGGAGCGCGTGCGCGAGGAACTGGACGCCGCCGTGGACATCGAGAAGCTGGAGGCGGATGTGGCGCGTATCGGCAAGGCGCTGGAGAACAACGGCGCAGCCCGCCGGATGCTGTCCCGACAGCTGGACGCCCTGGATGCGTCAGACCGCAGCTATGAGCGCAAGTACGAGGACATGCAGGCTCGTCTCGACAAGCTGTACGACGAGAGCGCCGATATAGAAGAAGCACTCGATGAGGCCGAGGCGAAGCTGGAGAGCGCGAAAGAGAAGCAGGTCACGACCGCGAGGGTGTACGAGATGCTGGACGAGTTCCAGGAGAAATTCGACACGTACGACCCGGCGAAGCAGAAGGAGATTCTGCAGCAGGTCGTGGAGCGTGTGGAGATAGACCCGGACGCGAACCCGAAGAAGGGCGACGCGATAGTGAAGCGCGTGCGCTTCAAGTGCCCCGTGTCGTTCTACGGAACGCTGCCGGAAGAGGCTTACGACGTGCTCGGCATCAACGAGTTCAACCGCCTCGAAACGACGGAATACACGCCTGACGGAAATTCCCGGGTTGATGAGAATCACGACGAATGCGTGGTGTTGGCAGAAAGGGTTGAAAGGTAG